A genomic region of Leptolyngbya sp. NIES-2104 contains the following coding sequences:
- the treS gene encoding maltose alpha-D-glucosyltransferase, with protein sequence MLTMMQSSMLNYDPQWYKDAIIYEVPVRAFADSNGDGIGDFRGLTEKLDYLQNLGVTALWLLPFFPSPLRDDGYDIADYNNVNPIYGTLEDFQAFLDAAHARGIRVIIELIINHTSDQHPWFQRARRAPEGSIDRDFYVWTNTPEKYQEARIIFQDFEISNWTWDAVAKSYFWHRFYSHQPDLNYDNPAVQEAVFEVLDFWLKMGVDGLRMDAVPYLYEREGTNCENLPETHAFLKKLRQRVEENYPECMLLAEANQWPEDAAAYYGDGDECHMNFHFPLMPRLFMSVRMEDSFPISDILQQTPAIPENCQWGIFLRNHDELTLEMVTDEDRDYMYRVYAQDREMRVNLGIRRRLAPLLGNDRRQIELLNSLLLSLPGTPVLYYGDEIGMGDNVYVGDRNGVRTPMQWSDDRNAGFSRANPHKLYLPLIVDSEYNYTTVNVEAQRSNPNSLLNAMRRLLATRKRFQAFGRGEFQLLHPENRKVLAFTRTFKDECILVIANLSRFVQTVELNLSEFSGSIPVEIFGRTEFPPVQDSPYFLSLGAYAFYWFSLKPQEVEPTVEGQLPTIKLTGDWQTAFTRSTSKATLENVLTRHLMQQQWFRARTRSIQSTQITESITIPYQSNEAQMIWLQVNYLQGQPETYIVMVGHADSNHTLPSESIIAQIEGDGALFAAIADSSFLLGLLELFSKGDRYSGQLGQLSATAIEPFSALEASIFKGEHDNTSILYGESVKTNAEANLILKLFRIVEEGINPELEMRQFLQSRFTQVPRIVGTLNYRIPGKPASTIAILQEFISDARNTWDYTLDSLRTYFDSVITSEAEVPTTLDEIPESAQTAIATYLVNIELLAQRTAELHIALASDHETPEFKPEPFTSLYQRSIYQYARNLTGQVFLALRNALHRIDDPLLAREVLERYQPCLDQFRTILDVKITALRTRYHGDYHLGQALYTGKDFLLIDFEGNTLRSLSDRRMKRSPLRDVAGMLQSISDASVIALNNEVSTAEFAPEQLEKMKQWAELWKHWVSTTFLNAYLEVARQDSFLPQNDQELQPLLDHYLLEKAIFDLGKALNDRSPHLEIAMQRILELCSEPSAQTI encoded by the coding sequence ATGCTGACGATGATGCAGTCCTCAATGCTGAACTACGATCCCCAATGGTACAAAGATGCCATTATCTACGAAGTTCCAGTTCGCGCATTTGCCGATAGTAATGGAGATGGAATCGGGGATTTCCGGGGCTTAACTGAAAAGCTAGACTATCTGCAAAATCTCGGTGTGACTGCACTTTGGTTGCTGCCATTTTTCCCGTCCCCGTTGCGCGATGATGGATATGACATTGCAGATTACAACAATGTAAATCCAATCTACGGCACATTAGAAGACTTTCAAGCGTTTCTCGATGCTGCCCATGCTCGTGGAATTCGGGTCATTATTGAACTGATTATTAATCACACCTCTGATCAGCATCCTTGGTTTCAACGTGCTCGACGTGCTCCGGAAGGGTCAATCGATCGAGATTTTTATGTCTGGACCAACACTCCTGAGAAGTACCAGGAAGCCCGAATTATCTTTCAGGATTTCGAGATTTCCAACTGGACATGGGATGCAGTTGCTAAATCTTATTTCTGGCATCGCTTCTACTCGCATCAACCCGATCTGAACTATGACAATCCAGCCGTTCAAGAAGCGGTGTTTGAAGTGCTCGATTTTTGGTTGAAGATGGGTGTCGATGGCTTAAGAATGGATGCTGTGCCTTATCTTTATGAGCGGGAAGGAACGAACTGTGAGAACTTACCGGAAACTCATGCGTTCTTAAAAAAGCTGCGTCAGCGAGTCGAAGAGAATTATCCTGAATGTATGTTGCTGGCAGAAGCGAACCAATGGCCCGAAGATGCCGCAGCTTATTACGGGGATGGTGATGAGTGTCATATGAACTTTCACTTTCCATTGATGCCGCGATTGTTTATGTCGGTGCGAATGGAAGATAGCTTTCCGATTAGCGATATTTTGCAGCAAACACCCGCGATTCCAGAAAACTGTCAGTGGGGAATTTTTCTACGAAATCACGATGAATTGACTCTAGAAATGGTCACGGATGAAGACCGGGACTATATGTATCGGGTGTATGCTCAAGATCGAGAAATGCGGGTCAATCTGGGCATTCGGCGGCGATTAGCTCCCTTGCTCGGAAACGATCGACGACAAATCGAATTGCTCAACAGTCTCTTACTCTCACTGCCGGGAACTCCTGTGCTGTACTACGGTGATGAGATTGGCATGGGGGACAATGTGTATGTGGGCGATCGTAATGGCGTTCGGACACCGATGCAGTGGAGTGACGATCGCAATGCTGGATTTAGTCGAGCAAATCCACACAAGCTTTATCTACCACTGATTGTGGATTCTGAGTACAACTATACGACGGTGAATGTAGAAGCTCAACGATCGAATCCTAATTCTCTTTTGAACGCAATGCGGCGGTTGCTTGCAACTCGTAAACGATTTCAAGCCTTCGGGCGTGGAGAGTTTCAGCTATTACACCCCGAAAATCGTAAAGTTCTAGCTTTTACTCGTACGTTTAAAGATGAATGTATTTTAGTCATCGCGAACCTTTCTCGATTTGTCCAAACTGTGGAACTGAATTTGTCTGAGTTTTCAGGCTCGATTCCAGTTGAAATCTTTGGTCGAACTGAGTTTCCACCCGTTCAGGATTCGCCTTACTTTCTGAGCTTGGGAGCTTATGCGTTCTATTGGTTTAGCCTAAAGCCGCAGGAAGTTGAGCCAACCGTCGAGGGACAGTTACCGACGATTAAACTAACAGGGGATTGGCAGACGGCATTTACTCGATCGACGAGCAAAGCCACTTTAGAAAATGTGCTCACCCGTCACTTAATGCAGCAGCAGTGGTTTCGTGCCAGAACGCGATCGATTCAATCGACACAAATCACTGAATCGATCACGATTCCTTACCAATCGAATGAAGCTCAGATGATTTGGCTGCAAGTCAACTATCTGCAAGGACAACCAGAAACCTACATTGTGATGGTTGGTCATGCTGATAGCAATCACACGCTTCCCAGTGAATCGATTATTGCTCAAATCGAAGGTGACGGCGCGTTATTTGCTGCGATCGCGGATTCGTCTTTTCTCCTTGGACTTTTGGAACTATTCTCTAAAGGCGATCGCTATTCTGGACAGCTCGGACAATTGAGCGCGACAGCGATTGAGCCATTTTCAGCTTTAGAAGCCAGTATTTTTAAGGGTGAACATGACAATACTTCGATCCTCTATGGTGAATCGGTTAAAACCAACGCAGAAGCAAACTTAATTCTGAAACTGTTCCGCATTGTTGAAGAAGGGATTAATCCAGAGCTTGAAATGCGGCAGTTTCTACAATCGCGATTCACTCAGGTTCCAAGAATTGTAGGGACGCTAAACTATCGAATTCCTGGAAAGCCCGCTTCAACGATCGCGATTCTACAAGAATTTATCTCAGATGCTCGTAACACTTGGGACTATACGCTGGATAGTCTCCGTACCTATTTTGATTCTGTAATTACTTCTGAAGCTGAAGTTCCCACCACACTCGATGAGATTCCTGAAAGTGCTCAAACTGCGATCGCGACTTATCTGGTGAATATTGAACTACTCGCACAGCGAACCGCAGAATTACACATTGCATTAGCATCCGATCACGAAACTCCTGAGTTCAAACCAGAACCCTTTACCTCGCTGTATCAGCGATCGATTTATCAATATGCTCGAAATCTTACGGGTCAGGTCTTCCTCGCTTTACGAAATGCGCTGCATCGGATTGATGATCCACTGCTTGCTCGCGAAGTTTTAGAACGCTATCAGCCTTGCCTCGATCAATTTCGCACTATCTTAGATGTGAAAATTACGGCACTGCGGACTCGGTACCACGGAGACTATCATCTGGGACAAGCACTTTACACCGGAAAAGACTTTTTATTGATTGACTTTGAGGGTAATACTTTGCGGAGTTTAAGCGATCGACGAATGAAACGATCACCGCTGCGAGATGTTGCTGGAATGCTTCAATCGATTTCTGATGCAAGTGTGATCGCGCTAAACAATGAAGTTAGCACTGCGGAATTTGCACCTGAACAACTGGAAAAAATGAAGCAATGGGCTGAGCTTTGGAAACATTGGGTTAGTACAACGTTTTTGAATGCTTATTTAGAAGTGGCGCGTCAGGATAGCTTTTTACCACAGAATGATCAAGAGCTACAACCCTTGTTAGATCATTACTTGTTAGAGAAAGCAATTTTTGATTTAGGAAAAGCGTTGAATGACCGATCGCCGCATCTCGAAATCGCCATGCAGCGGATTCTTGAGCTTTGTTCTGAACCATCAGCACAAACAATTTAG
- a CDS encoding SulP family inorganic anion transporter has translation MVSIPDSKSNTSPVFSNSIAGAIMGLLTVTSAVSFGTLIFSGELAPFMPFGIGLLLFSSVIISGVITALSSYPPIVATIAEVTVPIFSLISRQVVAAMPDAPVEQKLMTVIATLIFNSFMTGVIFLGLGRFKLGSFVRFIPYPVVGGFLAGIGALLFVAAFQAVSGLNLQPFSLAAFFESNVFWQWFPAVLFAAAMFVVPQRIKSVLVYPSILFGSIALFYVALMLFGIPIEQANDRGWLLNSVPAGGLYRFVTLQALQQADWSVIIQQIPTLAALWLISAIALLLHGNGVELVASRDLDLNRELKAAGVASLIAGVGGGVGGFLSAGENSLAYQLGARGRLVGWMISAICLAMLLGGASLLSLFPKFILIGMPLLITAEFFNEWLYEAWFRFDRAEYAIIVLIVLTTITVGFLQATGVGLVSAIVLFVINYSRLTVTRRTSAGAYHHSNVLRTSEELEILEAQGEQLYIVELQGLIFFGTANKLLNQIRDRINDDQLPPVRYVLLDFRLVSGLDASAVLSFAKLKQVAHQKQVHFIYTHISAQAKERLKQGECLDEADPLCHLFPDLDRGLEWYEQQILQQYRSHDENPSQSPESALTAYLKADFADPNQVDRLMHCLEMCQVAEGEFLFHQGDLYNGLYFVASGQVSVVLKLKNGDNKRIRTYTTGNTIGEMGLYRRTVRMASVVADQPSTLYFLSSATFEQLETTDPMLAASIHRFIVTLLAERLQHREKELSYLLESV, from the coding sequence GTGGTTTCTATTCCAGACTCTAAATCTAATACTAGCCCAGTGTTCTCGAACAGCATTGCGGGCGCAATCATGGGCTTGCTGACTGTCACGAGTGCCGTGTCTTTCGGTACTCTAATTTTTTCAGGAGAACTTGCGCCCTTTATGCCATTTGGAATCGGGCTACTATTATTTAGCTCGGTGATTATTAGCGGTGTGATCACGGCTTTAAGTTCCTATCCTCCGATCGTTGCCACGATCGCAGAAGTGACAGTTCCAATCTTTAGCCTAATTTCGCGACAGGTTGTGGCAGCAATGCCTGATGCTCCTGTCGAACAGAAACTCATGACCGTGATTGCAACGTTGATTTTCAATAGTTTCATGACGGGTGTGATCTTTCTGGGGTTGGGTCGGTTCAAGCTTGGAAGCTTTGTTCGATTTATTCCTTATCCGGTTGTGGGTGGCTTCCTTGCAGGAATTGGAGCATTGCTCTTTGTGGCAGCGTTTCAGGCGGTTTCAGGACTGAATTTGCAACCCTTTTCGCTGGCTGCATTCTTTGAGTCGAATGTTTTCTGGCAATGGTTTCCGGCTGTCTTGTTTGCGGCGGCAATGTTTGTTGTGCCTCAACGAATTAAGAGTGTGCTAGTTTATCCCAGCATTCTGTTTGGGTCGATCGCACTTTTCTACGTTGCACTCATGCTGTTTGGCATCCCGATCGAGCAAGCCAACGATCGAGGCTGGTTATTAAACAGCGTTCCCGCAGGCGGACTTTATCGCTTTGTCACGCTTCAAGCGCTGCAACAAGCAGACTGGAGCGTGATTATTCAGCAGATTCCGACTCTGGCGGCACTATGGTTAATTAGCGCGATCGCACTTTTACTTCACGGAAACGGGGTTGAACTGGTTGCCTCTCGCGATCTCGATTTGAATCGAGAACTCAAAGCGGCGGGAGTTGCGTCTTTAATCGCTGGAGTCGGGGGCGGAGTTGGCGGATTTCTGAGTGCTGGAGAAAACTCCCTGGCTTATCAATTAGGGGCGCGAGGGCGATTAGTCGGATGGATGATTTCAGCGATCTGTCTTGCAATGTTGTTGGGTGGTGCATCGTTACTGTCGCTGTTTCCAAAGTTCATTTTGATTGGAATGCCATTGTTAATTACGGCTGAGTTTTTTAACGAATGGCTCTATGAAGCTTGGTTTCGCTTCGATCGTGCAGAGTATGCAATCATCGTATTGATTGTGCTGACGACGATTACGGTGGGATTTTTACAAGCGACTGGCGTGGGTTTAGTGAGCGCGATCGTGCTTTTCGTGATTAACTACAGTCGTCTCACTGTGACTCGTCGAACTAGCGCAGGCGCATATCATCACAGTAATGTGTTACGCACCTCTGAAGAACTTGAGATTTTAGAAGCTCAAGGAGAACAGCTTTATATTGTTGAGTTGCAAGGACTAATCTTTTTTGGAACAGCAAATAAACTGTTGAATCAAATTCGCGATCGCATTAACGATGATCAATTACCGCCTGTTCGCTATGTGCTTCTCGATTTTCGCCTAGTCAGTGGACTCGATGCTTCAGCGGTTCTCAGCTTTGCCAAGCTCAAACAAGTCGCACATCAAAAACAGGTACATTTCATTTACACCCATATTTCTGCTCAAGCGAAAGAACGTTTGAAACAGGGAGAATGTCTCGATGAAGCTGATCCACTCTGTCACCTTTTCCCCGACTTAGATCGAGGGTTGGAATGGTACGAGCAGCAAATTTTGCAACAGTATCGATCGCATGATGAAAACCCGTCTCAATCTCCCGAATCGGCTCTAACAGCGTATCTCAAAGCAGATTTTGCAGATCCGAATCAAGTCGATCGCTTAATGCACTGTCTAGAAATGTGTCAGGTAGCTGAAGGTGAATTTCTATTTCATCAAGGCGATCTGTACAATGGCTTGTACTTTGTGGCATCGGGTCAAGTGAGTGTGGTGCTCAAACTCAAGAATGGAGACAATAAGCGAATTCGGACGTACACGACGGGAAACACGATCGGAGAAATGGGACTTTACCGCCGCACAGTGCGAATGGCTTCTGTCGTCGCAGATCAGCCAAGTACGCTGTATTTTCTATCGTCTGCTACTTTTGAACAACTTGAAACCACTGATCCAATGCTGGCAGCAAGCATTCATCGCTTTATTGTGACGCTCCTAGCAGAACGGCTGCAACATCGGGAAAAGGAATTGAGCTATTTATTAGAGTCGGTCTGA
- the uvrC gene encoding excinuclease ABC subunit UvrC, producing the protein MTVSPQTLLIDDSERLEARLKEIPQEPGVYYMRDRTDQILYIGKSKRLRSRLRSYFNGHDTRPRIALMMRQVVEIEVIVTDTEAEALALEANLIRQHQPHFNVLLKDDKKYPYLCITWSEPYPRIFITRKRRMAKERDRYYGPYVDSRTLRTTLHLVKRIFPLRQRPQPLFKDRPCLNYDIGRCPGVCQSMISSEDYRKTVQKVAMIFQGRTRELEESLAAQMEKAAEDLNFEYAARLRDQIAGLKSLSAEQKVALPDDTVSQDAIALAADEEHACIQLFQIRAGRLVGRLGFFADAHAEPGAILQRVLEEHYQTVDPVEIPAEILVQHELPESEMLSEFLSQSKGRKVSIVAPQRQTKAELVEMVERNASIELARTQKFADRNTQAMQDLAEILDLPELPRRVEGYDISHIQGSDAVASQVVFVDGLPAKQHYRHYKIKNPEVRSGRSDDFASMAEVISRRFRKYAAAKAKGETLVPASQSSSLKSNALSDFPDVVMIDGGKGQLSAVVNVLREMNLLEDIKVVSLAKQREEIFLPGESLPLETDAEQPGVQLLRRLRDEAHRFAVSFHRQQRTTRMRRSSLDEIPGLGHHRQKLLLAEFRSIDYIREASPEQLAKVPGIGIAIAKQIYRYFHPGDEAIDDIPESIDSGVVS; encoded by the coding sequence GTGACTGTTTCCCCCCAGACTCTGCTGATCGACGATTCGGAACGATTAGAAGCTCGGCTCAAAGAAATTCCTCAAGAGCCAGGGGTTTACTATATGCGCGATCGTACCGATCAAATTCTCTACATTGGTAAGTCAAAACGGTTACGCTCTCGACTGCGATCGTATTTCAATGGTCACGATACTCGTCCTCGAATCGCGCTGATGATGCGTCAGGTGGTCGAGATCGAAGTGATCGTGACGGATACCGAAGCGGAAGCGTTAGCGCTCGAAGCGAACTTAATTCGTCAGCATCAGCCGCACTTTAATGTGCTGCTCAAAGACGATAAGAAGTATCCCTATCTTTGTATTACTTGGTCTGAGCCGTATCCTCGGATTTTTATCACTCGCAAGCGGCGAATGGCGAAAGAGCGCGATCGCTATTATGGTCCGTATGTGGATAGCCGTACACTCCGCACGACGCTTCATTTAGTCAAGCGAATTTTTCCGCTGCGCCAACGTCCACAGCCGTTATTCAAAGATCGTCCTTGTCTGAATTACGATATTGGTCGCTGTCCGGGTGTGTGTCAGTCGATGATTTCTTCGGAGGACTACCGCAAGACGGTTCAGAAAGTGGCGATGATTTTCCAAGGGCGAACCCGCGAATTGGAAGAATCGTTGGCGGCTCAGATGGAGAAAGCGGCGGAAGATCTGAATTTTGAGTATGCGGCGCGATTGAGAGATCAGATTGCGGGATTGAAGAGTCTGAGCGCAGAGCAAAAAGTTGCTTTGCCGGATGATACTGTTTCGCAAGACGCGATCGCGCTTGCCGCCGATGAAGAACATGCCTGCATTCAGCTTTTCCAAATTCGGGCAGGTCGCTTAGTCGGGCGGTTAGGATTCTTCGCGGATGCCCACGCGGAACCGGGAGCGATTCTTCAGCGCGTTTTAGAAGAGCATTATCAAACCGTTGATCCGGTCGAGATTCCAGCGGAAATTCTCGTGCAGCATGAGTTACCGGAAAGCGAAATGCTGTCGGAATTTCTCAGCCAATCGAAAGGGCGGAAAGTCTCGATCGTGGCTCCGCAGCGTCAGACTAAGGCGGAATTGGTCGAAATGGTTGAGCGCAATGCGTCGATCGAGCTTGCTCGGACTCAGAAATTTGCCGATCGTAATACTCAAGCGATGCAAGATCTGGCAGAAATTCTCGACTTACCAGAGTTGCCGCGTCGCGTCGAAGGCTACGACATTTCGCATATTCAAGGCTCGGATGCGGTCGCGTCTCAAGTCGTATTTGTCGATGGACTGCCTGCGAAACAGCATTATCGCCACTATAAGATCAAAAATCCAGAAGTGCGATCGGGTCGATCGGATGACTTTGCCAGTATGGCAGAGGTGATTTCTCGTCGATTCCGTAAGTACGCAGCGGCGAAAGCGAAAGGCGAAACGTTAGTTCCTGCTTCTCAAAGTTCGAGTCTGAAATCGAATGCGCTCTCAGATTTTCCTGATGTGGTGATGATCGACGGTGGAAAAGGTCAGCTTTCAGCCGTGGTGAATGTGCTGCGGGAGATGAACTTGCTTGAAGATATCAAAGTCGTGAGTTTGGCAAAACAGCGAGAAGAGATTTTCTTACCGGGTGAATCGCTCCCGCTCGAAACGGATGCGGAACAGCCTGGAGTTCAACTCCTGCGGCGATTACGAGATGAGGCACACCGATTTGCAGTGAGTTTCCATCGTCAGCAGCGCACGACTCGAATGCGGCGATCGAGCTTAGATGAGATTCCCGGTTTGGGACATCATCGGCAGAAGTTGTTACTGGCGGAATTTCGGTCGATCGATTACATCCGTGAAGCGAGTCCAGAACAATTAGCGAAAGTTCCGGGGATTGGAATCGCGATCGCAAAGCAGATTTATCGATACTTTCATCCGGGCGATGAAGCGATCGATGACATTCCTGAATCGATCGATTCTGGGGTGGTTTCTTAG
- a CDS encoding PleD family two-component system response regulator, with translation MTTEGETRSNLSIRILLIEDNEPNRRLLEDYLIYQGYTVLALATGIGFDQALIDFQPQVVLLDLKLPDIDGCDILEQMQQNPEWRQIPVIVVSARAFIADQRRALNLGARRYLVKPIRLQELLQVIQEEVRGSIE, from the coding sequence ATGACAACTGAAGGAGAAACAAGATCGAATTTATCGATCCGAATTTTGCTAATTGAGGACAATGAGCCGAATCGAAGACTGCTCGAAGACTATTTAATTTACCAGGGTTACACCGTGTTAGCGTTGGCAACTGGAATTGGCTTCGACCAAGCACTCATCGATTTTCAGCCTCAAGTAGTGCTACTCGATTTAAAATTACCCGATATTGATGGTTGTGACATTTTAGAACAGATGCAGCAGAATCCAGAGTGGAGGCAGATTCCTGTCATTGTTGTTTCGGCTCGTGCTTTTATCGCAGACCAGCGACGGGCGCTAAATCTCGGTGCCAGACGGTATTTGGTCAAACCGATTCGGCTTCAAGAATTGCTCCAGGTGATTCAGGAGGAAGTGAGGGGATCGATCGAATAA